A single region of the Actinomycetota bacterium genome encodes:
- a CDS encoding M20/M25/M40 family metallo-hydrolase, with amino-acid sequence MRQDSLASADPLVTLFLELARIPSPSAHERAVVDFLLTRLRGLGLEVEEEEPLYPDSRSSAGNLYCRLEGGLPGVPILLSAHTDTVPSEDEALPDPILDEGVIRSGSRAVLGADDKAALAAIVYAMERIVHDKVPHAGIELLLTVGEEGGLRGAKASAMEKVVSKCGFCLDCTGPVGGVIVRSPSQKTVQATFLGRSAHAGVVPEQGRSAVAAAAKAVAAMKLGRLDDETTANVGIIKGGEAVNVVPDRCVIESEARSHDQGKLGNQVAHMIEAINLAATEEEVDVEVTVTDEFQGFDFSKGGLPIELAEQAFGRMGLKTERTSTGGGSDVNVFNLKGLPCVNLATGMEQVHTPDEYITVESLHQMYDFLMELVTVAREDKGGDPAGAGAEPGS; translated from the coding sequence ATGAGGCAAGATAGCCTGGCTTCAGCCGACCCTCTGGTGACTCTGTTCCTGGAGCTTGCCCGTATCCCCAGCCCCAGCGCCCATGAACGCGCCGTGGTCGATTTCCTGTTGACGCGCCTGCGCGGCCTTGGCCTCGAGGTCGAGGAGGAAGAACCCCTCTACCCCGACAGCAGGTCGAGCGCCGGCAATCTTTACTGCCGCCTGGAGGGCGGATTGCCGGGCGTGCCCATCCTGCTTTCAGCCCACACCGACACCGTCCCCTCCGAGGACGAAGCCCTGCCCGATCCCATTCTCGATGAAGGCGTCATCCGCAGCGGCAGCCGCGCCGTGCTGGGCGCCGACGACAAGGCGGCCCTGGCCGCGATCGTTTACGCCATGGAGCGCATCGTCCACGACAAGGTTCCCCACGCCGGCATCGAGTTGCTGCTGACTGTGGGCGAAGAGGGGGGGCTCCGGGGCGCCAAGGCCAGCGCGATGGAAAAAGTCGTGTCGAAGTGCGGTTTCTGCCTCGATTGCACCGGCCCTGTCGGTGGCGTCATCGTGCGCTCTCCCTCCCAGAAGACCGTGCAGGCTACATTTTTAGGCAGGTCCGCTCACGCCGGCGTCGTTCCCGAGCAGGGGCGCAGCGCCGTGGCGGCGGCGGCCAAGGCGGTCGCGGCCATGAAGCTCGGCCGCCTCGATGACGAGACGACCGCCAACGTCGGCATCATCAAGGGCGGCGAGGCAGTCAACGTCGTGCCCGACCGCTGCGTCATCGAGAGCGAGGCCCGCAGCCACGACCAGGGCAAGCTCGGGAACCAGGTAGCACATATGATTGAAGCTATCAACCTAGCCGCCACCGAGGAGGAGGTCGACGTCGAGGTGACCGTGACCGACGAGTTCCAGGGATTTGATTTTTCAAAGGGGGGATTGCCGATCGAGCTGGCCGAGCAGGCTTTTGGGCGCATGGGGCTGAAAACCGAGCGCACTTCGACCGGCGGCGGCAGCGATGTCAACGTCTTCAATCTCAAGGGCCTGCCATGTGTCAACCTGGCGACCGGCATGGAGCAGGTCCACACGCCCGACGAATACATCACCGTCGAGTCGCTGCACCAGATGTATGATTTCCTCATGGAGCTGGTCACGGTCGCCCGCGAAGACAAGGGCGGCGACCCGGCGGGCGCCGGCGCGGAGCCCGGCTCATGA
- a CDS encoding NUDIX hydrolase, producing MKNRVISSEYAYQGRIIRLRLDQVELPDGRHTLREVMEHPGAAVIVPVDSDGAVRLVRQYRDAVGKELLELPAGKLKPGEDPAECARRELREELGLTAGKLTHLTSFYSSPGFCDEILHVFLAEDLAEETEEGDHEEFIEPGQRPLEPLASLLAEFEDGKSLIGVMLAHRELANR from the coding sequence ATGAAAAACCGGGTGATCTCCTCTGAATATGCCTACCAGGGCCGCATCATCAGGCTGCGCCTCGACCAGGTGGAGCTGCCCGACGGCAGGCATACGCTGCGCGAGGTCATGGAGCATCCCGGAGCCGCGGTCATCGTGCCCGTCGACAGCGACGGGGCCGTGCGCTTGGTGCGGCAGTACCGTGACGCCGTCGGCAAGGAGCTTCTTGAGCTTCCCGCCGGCAAACTGAAACCCGGGGAGGACCCGGCCGAATGCGCACGGCGCGAACTGCGGGAAGAGCTGGGGCTCACAGCCGGCAAGCTCACGCATCTTACAAGTTTTTATTCCTCGCCCGGTTTCTGTGATGAGATCCTCCATGTATTCCTGGCCGAGGATCTTGCCGAGGAAACAGAAGAGGGCGATCACGAGGAGTTCATCGAGCCCGGACAGCGGCCGCTCGAGCCTTTGGCGTCGCTGCTGGCAGAGTTTGAAGACGGCAAATCGCTCATCGGCGTCATGCTGGCGCACCGCGAGCTCGCGAACCGCTGA
- the ald gene encoding alanine dehydrogenase: MIIGVPAEVEVDEYRVAVTPAGVRELVSAGHTVLVQKGAGDGSKLPDAAYAEQGASIVEGVENLFGEAEMIVKVKDPSPREVKLLRPEQTIFSFLHLAPQPELARQLMETGATCIAYETVEQDGRLPLLTPMSEIAGRMAAQVGAYFLEKMIGGRGILLGGVAGVPPAKVVILGSGIVGAHAAKIAAGMLANVVVLDNNLERLRSLQGYVSGRLTTVMSTALAIEDHVSTADLVIGAVLIPGATAPKLISGELVEEMVPHSVIVDVSIDQGGCAETSHMTTHSEPTYMVHDVIHYCVGNIPGAVPITSTFALANATLPYIIEIASEGITAAIRSNDGLSKGVNVMEGKITNQAVADSVGLPYYQLSSIIPFRMSDSNQFPVS; this comes from the coding sequence TTGATAATCGGCGTTCCAGCAGAAGTCGAAGTAGACGAATATCGTGTGGCGGTCACGCCGGCCGGCGTCCGTGAGCTTGTCAGCGCCGGGCACACCGTCCTGGTCCAGAAAGGCGCAGGCGACGGCAGCAAGCTTCCCGACGCCGCCTACGCCGAACAGGGGGCCTCCATTGTCGAAGGCGTCGAGAATCTCTTTGGCGAAGCCGAGATGATCGTCAAGGTCAAGGATCCTTCCCCCCGGGAAGTGAAACTGCTGCGGCCGGAGCAGACGATCTTTTCCTTCCTGCATCTGGCGCCGCAGCCTGAACTCGCCCGCCAGCTGATGGAGACAGGGGCCACCTGCATCGCCTACGAGACCGTCGAGCAGGACGGGCGCCTGCCGCTGCTCACGCCCATGAGCGAGATCGCCGGCCGCATGGCGGCGCAGGTCGGGGCCTATTTCCTTGAGAAGATGATCGGCGGCCGCGGCATCCTTCTCGGCGGAGTCGCTGGAGTGCCGCCTGCAAAGGTCGTCATCCTCGGCTCCGGCATCGTCGGCGCCCACGCGGCCAAGATCGCCGCCGGCATGCTGGCGAATGTCGTCGTCCTTGACAACAACCTCGAGCGTCTGCGTTCGCTGCAGGGATACGTTTCGGGAAGGCTGACAACGGTCATGTCGACAGCGCTTGCAATCGAAGACCATGTATCGACCGCCGATCTCGTCATCGGCGCCGTCCTCATCCCGGGAGCCACCGCGCCCAAGCTGATCAGCGGGGAGCTCGTCGAGGAGATGGTCCCGCATTCGGTCATCGTCGATGTCTCGATAGACCAGGGCGGCTGCGCCGAAACTTCCCACATGACCACGCACAGCGAGCCCACCTACATGGTCCACGACGTCATCCATTACTGCGTCGGCAACATCCCCGGCGCCGTTCCCATCACCTCGACCTTCGCACTGGCCAACGCCACGCTGCCCTACATCATCGAGATAGCCAGTGAGGGCATCACCGCCGCCATCCGCAGCAATGACGGTCTGTCAAAGGGCGTCAACGTCATGGAAGGCAAGATCACCAACCAGGCTGTCGCGGATTCCGTGGGCCTTCCTTACTACCAGCTCTCCAGCATCATCCCGTTCAGGATGTCCGATTCCAACCAGTTTCCCGTTTCATAA
- the xerD gene encoding site-specific tyrosine recombinase XerD: MVANLEAMDQLESLNADELAKVSTPQPDPHAVSPDHLMEEFLAFLQFERGLADNTVSSYRRDLSQFRHFMDGRELDPLEVTTPLIRDFLGELQGTEGIPASATIARKISVLKSFYKYLCRENIAGTNPVVGIKSPKQGHKLPTVLNLAEVQILLQQPAGSSPAPLRDAAMLELLYGAGLRVSELIGLGTGDVDLEGGYVRCMGKGSKERMIPVGEPALLSVRRYLQLGRPFLGKGAKSGHLFLNRFGRGLTRQSVHRMLVTYARQAQIQKTVTPHTLRHSFATHLLAGGADLRSVQEMLGHADVSTTQIYTHLSRQKLRDIYFDSHPRARKSPAKAR, from the coding sequence TTGGTAGCGAATCTAGAGGCCATGGATCAGCTTGAATCGCTAAATGCTGATGAACTGGCCAAAGTCTCCACCCCCCAACCGGATCCCCATGCGGTTTCACCTGACCATCTCATGGAAGAGTTCCTGGCCTTCCTGCAATTCGAACGCGGACTGGCAGACAATACGGTCTCTTCTTACCGCCGGGACTTATCGCAATTCCGGCATTTCATGGACGGCCGCGAACTGGATCCGCTGGAAGTGACCACGCCGCTGATACGTGATTTTCTGGGAGAGCTTCAGGGCACGGAGGGGATTCCCGCCAGCGCCACCATCGCCCGCAAGATCAGCGTCCTCAAAAGTTTCTACAAATATCTTTGCCGCGAGAATATTGCCGGGACCAACCCGGTGGTCGGAATCAAGTCACCAAAGCAGGGCCACAAACTTCCCACGGTGCTCAACCTTGCCGAAGTCCAGATCCTGCTGCAGCAACCGGCAGGCAGCTCGCCGGCGCCGCTGCGAGACGCCGCCATGCTCGAGCTGCTCTATGGCGCCGGCCTCAGAGTCTCGGAGCTGATAGGCCTGGGCACAGGCGACGTCGACCTCGAAGGCGGCTATGTGCGCTGCATGGGAAAAGGCTCCAAAGAACGGATGATCCCCGTGGGCGAGCCGGCCCTTCTGTCGGTCCGCCGCTACCTGCAGCTGGGACGTCCCTTCCTGGGAAAGGGGGCCAAGTCCGGCCATCTCTTCCTCAACCGTTTCGGGCGCGGGCTGACGCGGCAGAGCGTGCACCGGATGCTCGTCACCTACGCGCGCCAGGCCCAGATCCAAAAAACAGTGACGCCCCATACCTTGCGGCACAGTTTTGCCACCCATCTGCTGGCCGGAGGCGCCGACCTCCGCAGCGTCCAGGAGATGCTGGGGCACGCGGACGTCTCCACCACACAGATCTATACCCACCTCAGCCGGCAGAAGCTGCGCGATATCTATTTTGATTCGCATCCGCGGGCGAGGAAATCCCCCGCAAAGGCTCGATGA
- a CDS encoding phosphopentomutase — protein MINPLWLMGRKRLRRRVRCLLITLDGVGCGALPDAAEFGDEGANTLAHVAEAAGGLKLPNLGALGLGNILPLAGVPPVPRPQALFGKLKESSRGKDTTVGHWEIMGVVSDKPFPVYPHGFPHEVIEAFEQATGRGVLGNVPASGTDIIARLGEEHMQTGKLIVYTSADSVFQIAAHEEVVPLEQLYEYCAQARKILRGEDQVARVIARPFVGSPGGFTRTPHRRDFSVTPPRNYLNILSEIGVPVHGVGKISQIFAGSGVRFEHKTSGNADGLERSISLMRELDEGLVFTNLVDFDMLWGHRNDAAGFAAGLQAVDAAIPELIASCGENDLMILTADHGCDPVHPGTDHTREYIPLLARLGSEVFSPGGSLFETAAEDAVAGGAGRQPRDRPYLGGFGDIGATVFRFFTGPRLEIAEALKLAGRPFLISGKK, from the coding sequence ATGATCAACCCTCTATGGCTGATGGGCCGCAAGCGGCTGCGCCGCCGGGTCCGCTGCCTGCTCATCACCCTCGACGGAGTCGGCTGCGGCGCCCTTCCCGACGCTGCCGAATTCGGAGATGAAGGCGCCAACACGCTGGCGCACGTGGCCGAAGCTGCCGGCGGGCTGAAGCTGCCAAACCTCGGCGCCCTGGGCCTCGGCAACATCCTGCCGCTCGCCGGCGTGCCGCCGGTGCCCCGTCCCCAGGCGCTCTTCGGCAAACTCAAGGAGTCCTCCCGCGGAAAAGACACCACTGTCGGCCACTGGGAGATCATGGGCGTCGTCAGCGACAAACCCTTCCCCGTATACCCGCATGGATTTCCCCATGAGGTCATCGAGGCATTCGAGCAGGCAACCGGGCGGGGCGTGCTCGGCAACGTTCCAGCCTCCGGCACCGATATCATCGCCCGGCTCGGCGAGGAGCACATGCAGACCGGCAAGCTCATCGTCTACACTTCGGCCGACAGCGTCTTTCAGATCGCCGCTCATGAAGAAGTCGTTCCTCTGGAGCAGCTCTACGAATATTGCGCCCAGGCGCGGAAGATCCTGCGCGGCGAGGATCAGGTGGCGCGTGTCATCGCCCGCCCGTTCGTCGGCAGCCCCGGCGGTTTCACCCGTACGCCTCACCGCCGCGACTTTTCGGTGACGCCGCCGCGCAACTACCTCAACATCCTCTCTGAGATCGGTGTGCCGGTGCACGGCGTCGGGAAGATCTCACAGATCTTCGCCGGCTCCGGCGTCCGCTTCGAGCACAAGACCAGCGGCAATGCCGACGGGCTGGAGCGCTCGATCTCGCTGATGCGCGAACTGGATGAGGGCCTGGTGTTCACCAACCTGGTGGATTTCGACATGCTCTGGGGGCACCGCAACGACGCCGCCGGCTTCGCCGCCGGGCTGCAGGCTGTCGACGCCGCCATCCCGGAGCTGATAGCTTCCTGCGGGGAGAACGACCTGATGATCCTCACGGCCGATCATGGCTGCGACCCGGTGCATCCCGGGACCGACCATACAAGGGAATATATACCGCTGCTGGCGAGGCTGGGCAGCGAGGTCTTCTCTCCGGGAGGCTCACTCTTTGAGACTGCCGCGGAAGATGCCGTGGCTGGCGGCGCCGGGCGCCAACCGCGTGATCGGCCCTATCTGGGAGGATTCGGCGACATCGGCGCCACGGTGTTCAGATTCTTTACCGGACCGCGGCTGGAGATCGCCGAGGCGCTGAAGCTGGCGGGAAGACCGTTCCTGATATCAGGGAAGAAGTGA
- a CDS encoding Ig-like domain-containing protein — MRNTYFAGYSLPALAFLALTLVAIFSFQAVAFASTAQCDPQVAQTAPQAYWSSYNDYLERRLTVDENLQNTGGCVPCQLRIAQVEASQGVSIETPLPIDLGDIPQAASGNVRLKFMVPAGVDSFYSRIKVVCAPAPPQPVSSPQFTIEPPLAWANEGCPVAPPELDGLELPTDQQYGARLFTATLKDEGGSPVAGKAVKWRLSDPFGFRIIESSGVTDAAGQATALVTPPQYFVCIVPYFDRGITKVTATTDDGLQANATFAYSRCAPVGATPPWAGTGAGI, encoded by the coding sequence ATGAGAAATACATATTTTGCAGGGTATTCGTTGCCGGCGCTGGCCTTTTTGGCCTTGACGCTGGTGGCGATTTTTTCGTTCCAGGCAGTCGCCTTCGCTTCCACGGCGCAGTGCGACCCGCAGGTCGCACAAACCGCTCCGCAGGCGTACTGGTCGAGCTACAACGATTATCTCGAACGGCGTCTGACCGTTGACGAGAACCTGCAGAACACCGGCGGCTGCGTTCCCTGCCAGCTGCGCATCGCCCAGGTCGAGGCCAGCCAGGGCGTCTCGATCGAGACCCCGCTTCCCATCGATCTTGGTGACATCCCGCAGGCCGCTTCCGGGAATGTCAGACTGAAGTTCATGGTGCCCGCCGGCGTCGACAGTTTCTACAGCCGGATCAAGGTGGTCTGCGCTCCGGCGCCGCCGCAGCCGGTTTCCTCGCCGCAGTTCACGATAGAGCCGCCTTTGGCGTGGGCCAACGAGGGTTGCCCGGTGGCGCCGCCGGAGCTCGACGGGCTGGAATTGCCCACCGACCAGCAGTACGGCGCCAGGCTGTTTACGGCGACGCTGAAGGATGAAGGCGGCAGTCCGGTGGCAGGCAAGGCTGTCAAATGGAGACTGTCGGACCCGTTCGGCTTCAGGATAATTGAGAGCTCGGGCGTCACCGATGCTGCGGGCCAGGCGACGGCGCTGGTGACACCGCCGCAATATTTTGTCTGTATCGTCCCTTATTTCGACCGGGGAATCACTAAGGTCACGGCCACAACCGACGACGGCCTGCAGGCGAACGCTACTTTTGCCTACAGCCGCTGCGCCCCGGTCGGAGCCACGCCGCCGTGGGCCGGTACAGGCGCCGGAATTTAG
- a CDS encoding thymidine phosphorylase — MTMISPVDIIQHKRDGGEHSPRELEEFIAAFMDGKVADYQMSAWLMAALLKGLTLDETLALTDALLASGTRLDLSDLGHPVVDKHSTGGVGDKVTMVLGPLMASCGAIFGKMSGRGLGHTGGTIDKLESIPGFRTTIDAAAFKQQLADIGICVAGQSSDLAPADDRIYALRDVTATVESNPLIASSIISKKLAGGAGAVVFDVKVGSGSFFKTKGHAHGVQHLMKAVGEMRGLAVETVLSSMEQPLGYAVGNVLEVLEAAETLAGRGPDDLVEVVVALAASLLTHSDLGWDRQKALEEARSRLSRGEALGKFREWISRQGGDASFIEEPSLLSAARHRLPATAAGSGWIESIDALAIGRAVLDLGAGRRLKTDVIDHAVGAVLRLKVGDSVSAGQELATVYATGREKGVSAVASIQDAYRISATKVEPASVLLDQE; from the coding sequence ATGACCATGATCTCACCGGTCGACATCATCCAGCACAAGCGGGATGGCGGCGAGCACTCGCCGCGGGAACTGGAGGAATTCATCGCCGCTTTCATGGACGGGAAAGTGGCCGACTACCAGATGTCGGCCTGGCTGATGGCGGCGCTGCTCAAAGGCCTGACCCTGGACGAGACGCTGGCGCTCACCGACGCCCTGCTGGCATCGGGGACGCGCCTCGATCTGAGCGACCTCGGCCATCCCGTCGTCGACAAGCACAGCACCGGCGGCGTCGGCGACAAGGTCACGATGGTACTGGGGCCGCTCATGGCTTCCTGCGGCGCCATCTTCGGCAAGATGTCCGGACGCGGCCTGGGCCACACCGGCGGCACCATCGACAAGCTCGAATCGATCCCCGGCTTTCGCACCACCATCGACGCCGCCGCCTTCAAGCAGCAGCTGGCCGATATCGGCATCTGCGTCGCCGGCCAGAGCAGCGACCTGGCTCCGGCGGACGACCGCATCTACGCCCTGCGCGACGTCACGGCAACGGTCGAGTCCAATCCCCTGATCGCCTCCAGCATCATCAGCAAGAAGCTGGCAGGAGGCGCCGGCGCCGTCGTCTTTGACGTCAAGGTCGGCAGCGGCTCCTTCTTCAAGACCAAAGGCCATGCACATGGTGTCCAGCATCTGATGAAGGCAGTAGGGGAGATGCGGGGACTGGCAGTCGAGACGGTGCTGAGCTCGATGGAACAGCCCCTGGGCTACGCCGTCGGCAACGTGCTCGAAGTGCTCGAGGCGGCTGAGACCCTGGCAGGCAGGGGCCCGGACGATCTGGTGGAAGTCGTGGTGGCGCTGGCCGCAAGCCTGCTGACGCATTCCGACCTGGGTTGGGACAGGCAGAAGGCTCTCGAGGAAGCCCGCTCGCGCCTGTCCCGGGGTGAAGCGCTCGGCAAGTTCCGCGAGTGGATCTCCCGCCAGGGTGGCGACGCATCCTTTATCGAAGAACCCTCGCTTTTGTCCGCCGCCCGCCACCGCTTGCCGGCTACCGCCGCCGGCAGCGGCTGGATTGAATCGATCGACGCTCTGGCTATAGGAAGAGCGGTGCTGGACCTTGGCGCCGGGCGCCGCCTGAAGACAGACGTCATCGACCACGCCGTGGGCGCGGTCCTGCGCCTGAAGGTGGGCGATAGCGTCAGCGCGGGCCAGGAGCTGGCGACCGTATACGCAACCGGTCGCGAAAAGGGCGTCTCAGCGGTGGCTTCCATCCAGGACGCCTACAGGATTTCAGCGACGAAGGTAGAACCTGCTTCCGTACTGCTGGACCAGGAATGA
- a CDS encoding TMEM175 family protein: protein MRDRKNPDIDSVRSTRRIISFSDGVFAVAITLLVVQLPIPVNAPNHELGGDITANMPMLISYGISFGVIALNWLKHLAFNNHVRRYSVGLIWLNFLYLMVIAFLPFPTAVYGTHFSDEVAQILYAGAVCTAGYLASLMWVWTLRTPSLLHKGIDLGEVRHSLYVSLIMPTGFAVSIPGSLIYPPAVPYIWIGFAAATPFLRKL, encoded by the coding sequence ATGCGCGACCGGAAGAATCCCGACATCGATAGCGTCAGGAGCACCCGCAGGATAATCAGTTTCAGCGACGGCGTCTTTGCGGTCGCCATCACCCTGCTGGTGGTGCAGCTTCCCATCCCGGTCAATGCGCCCAACCACGAACTCGGCGGCGACATCACGGCGAACATGCCCATGCTGATCAGCTACGGCATCAGCTTCGGCGTAATCGCGCTCAACTGGCTCAAACACCTCGCCTTCAACAACCACGTCAGGCGTTACAGCGTCGGACTCATCTGGCTGAACTTCCTGTATCTGATGGTCATTGCCTTTCTTCCCTTTCCCACCGCGGTATATGGAACACATTTCAGCGACGAGGTGGCCCAGATACTTTATGCCGGCGCCGTCTGCACCGCGGGTTACCTCGCCTCCCTGATGTGGGTGTGGACGCTGAGGACACCCTCGCTCCTGCACAAAGGCATCGACCTGGGCGAAGTGCGCCACTCCCTCTACGTCTCGTTGATAATGCCGACGGGTTTTGCCGTCTCGATCCCCGGCAGCCTGATCTATCCTCCCGCGGTTCCCTATATCTGGATTGGTTTCGCGGCGGCCACGCCTTTCCTGCGAAAACTGTAG
- a CDS encoding MBL fold metallo-hydrolase, translating into MLALALESQRGGQPPGKEFPISIEIVARPAGPLQANSYFVYDRENGAGFMIDPGGDAGMLAGVIEASGAGCGAIFITHGHADHLGGTSELAASTGAAVYGSSEVGMVLGEPEKFQLFPGMPGFPAHELDRILAGGETVDVNGIEVNVIASPGHSPGSLTYHVAGVLFTGDLLFHGSIGRTDLPGGSFEALAASVKNLILRYPPDTKVYPGHGNTTTLEQERENNPFLTDLGW; encoded by the coding sequence TTGCTAGCGTTAGCTCTCGAAAGTCAACGCGGCGGCCAGCCGCCAGGCAAGGAGTTTCCCATTAGCATCGAGATCGTCGCCCGGCCCGCGGGGCCGCTGCAGGCCAACAGTTATTTCGTCTACGACCGTGAGAACGGCGCCGGCTTCATGATCGATCCCGGGGGAGACGCCGGCATGCTCGCCGGCGTCATCGAGGCTTCAGGCGCCGGCTGCGGCGCCATCTTCATCACCCACGGCCACGCCGACCATCTGGGCGGCACTTCTGAACTGGCCGCTTCCACAGGCGCGGCCGTCTACGGCAGCAGCGAAGTCGGCATGGTGCTCGGCGAGCCCGAGAAATTTCAGCTGTTCCCGGGCATGCCCGGATTCCCCGCGCATGAGCTTGACAGGATCCTGGCCGGCGGCGAGACCGTCGACGTCAATGGCATCGAGGTAAATGTCATCGCCTCTCCGGGGCACTCTCCCGGATCGCTCACATACCATGTGGCCGGAGTGCTTTTCACCGGGGATCTGCTTTTTCACGGCTCAATCGGCCGCACCGACCTCCCAGGAGGATCGTTCGAAGCGCTGGCGGCCTCGGTCAAGAATCTCATCCTGCGATATCCGCCGGATACGAAAGTGTATCCGGGCCATGGCAACACGACCACGCTGGAACAGGAGAGGGAGAACAATCCCTTCCTGACCGATCTGGGCTGGTAG
- the hisS gene encoding histidine--tRNA ligase, whose translation MQGPKGTYDVLPEAQPLRDKVISAAAAIFRAAGYGHINTPAFEETELFVRGVGKSSDIVRKEMYTFEDKGGRSLTLKPEGTAPVVRSYVQHGMHKLPQPVKLWYYERMYRFERPQAGRYREHYQFGAEAIGSGDPALDAELIMMLSELYEVLGVPDLTLRLSSMGDSECRPAYMEKLKGFLQSVAGDLCNDCRERMQLNPLRVFDCKNEKCLGLLAGAPKLVDNLCDSCQQHFDSVKGLLDLFGRSYHIDGTLVRGFDYYTRTTFEYECARLGAQKGIGGGGRYDNLVEEIGGQPSAASGFGTGLERIVLALESADIGAPAAAADVFFVILADEGKPEALKAMHRLRGQGVIADADYAGRKMKGQMKQANRLGARFAVIIGEDEIAAGKATVRNMESGGQQLVEMAGLERHLIDALK comes from the coding sequence ATGCAGGGACCCAAAGGAACATACGACGTCCTTCCCGAAGCGCAACCGCTTCGCGACAAGGTCATCAGCGCCGCTGCGGCCATCTTCCGCGCCGCCGGTTACGGGCACATCAATACGCCGGCCTTCGAGGAGACCGAACTGTTCGTCCGCGGCGTCGGCAAGTCTTCCGACATCGTCCGCAAGGAGATGTACACCTTCGAGGACAAGGGCGGGCGCAGCCTGACGCTCAAGCCCGAAGGCACGGCGCCCGTCGTCAGGTCTTACGTCCAGCACGGCATGCACAAGCTGCCCCAGCCTGTGAAACTCTGGTATTACGAGCGCATGTACCGCTTCGAGCGGCCCCAGGCCGGCCGTTACCGCGAGCATTACCAGTTCGGCGCCGAGGCGATCGGCTCGGGCGATCCGGCCCTGGACGCCGAGCTTATCATGATGCTCTCGGAGTTGTATGAGGTCCTGGGCGTGCCCGACCTGACGCTGCGCCTCAGCAGCATGGGCGACAGCGAGTGCCGGCCCGCGTACATGGAGAAGCTCAAGGGATTCCTGCAATCGGTCGCCGGCGATCTCTGCAACGATTGCCGCGAACGCATGCAGCTTAATCCGCTGAGGGTCTTTGACTGCAAGAACGAGAAGTGCCTGGGCCTGCTGGCCGGGGCGCCGAAGCTCGTTGATAACCTGTGTGATAGTTGCCAGCAACATTTTGACAGTGTGAAGGGCCTGCTCGACCTGTTCGGGCGCTCCTACCACATCGACGGCACTCTCGTCCGGGGCTTTGATTACTACACGCGGACGACTTTCGAGTACGAATGCGCCCGCCTCGGGGCGCAAAAAGGAATCGGCGGCGGCGGCCGCTATGATAATCTTGTCGAGGAAATCGGCGGGCAGCCATCTGCGGCCTCCGGGTTCGGCACCGGTCTGGAGCGGATCGTCCTGGCGCTGGAATCGGCGGATATCGGCGCGCCGGCCGCGGCCGCGGACGTATTCTTCGTGATCCTCGCCGATGAAGGAAAGCCCGAAGCCCTCAAGGCGATGCACAGGCTGCGCGGCCAGGGCGTCATCGCCGACGCCGACTATGCGGGGCGCAAGATGAAAGGCCAGATGAAGCAGGCCAACCGCCTCGGCGCCCGTTTTGCTGTTATCATCGGTGAGGACGAGATCGCCGCCGGCAAGGCCACCGTGCGCAACATGGAAAGCGGCGGCCAGCAGCTGGTCGAGATGGCCGGCCTTGAACGGCACCTGATTGATGCATTGAAATAA